Genomic segment of Sphingopyxis sp. QXT-31:
GGCTGCACCCACGCCTTCGTCCTCGAAAGCGGCCGCTGGCCCGCGCTCGTCCGCCACGACGGCGGCACGCACAGCGCCGACCTCTATCTCGAAGGCAGCGACCAGCATCGCGGCTGGTTCCAGTCGTCCTTGCTCGAAAGCTGCGGCACGCGCGGCCAGGCACCGTATAAGGCCGTCCTCACTCACGGCTTCACGATGGACAGCAAGGGCCTCAAACAGTCGAAGTCGGTCGGCAACACCACCGACCCGGTCAAGGTGATGGAAACCAACGGCGCCGATATCATCCGCCTGTGGGCGCTGTCGGTCGACTTCACCGAAGACCACCGCATCGGCGACGAGATCCTGAAAGGCGTCGCCGACCAGTATCGCAAGCTGCGCAACACCTTCCGCTACCTGCTCGGCGCGCTCGACGGGTTCGGCGAGGAGGAACGCATCACCGACGTCGCGGCGATGCCCGAGCTCGAACGCTATATGCTCTCGTTGCTCGCCGATCTCGACGCGAAGATGGCGCAGGCGGTCGATGATTTCGACTTCAACAGCTACACGCGCCTGCTGTCGGACTTCTGCAACGAGGACCTCTCGGCCTTCTATTTCGACATCCGCAAGGACGTCCTCTACTGCGACCTCGGCCCCGCCGCACCGCTCGGCACCGCCACGCGCCGCGCGTACCGCAGCGTGCTCGATGTGCTCTTCCACGCGCTGGTGCGTTACGCGGCGCCGGTGCTGGTCTTCACCGCCGAGGAAGTGTGGGGCACGCGCTATCCCGATGCGGGTAGCGTGCATCTGCTGGAATGGCCGGACTCTTCGCTAGTATCTGCGGTCCGCGAACAAGGCTTTGGCAACATCCTAATTCGGTGGCGCGCAATCCGCTCTTTGCGGTCTCAGATCTTCGAGGAAATCGAGCCTCTCCGTCGCGAAAAGACGATCCGGTCAAGCTTGGAAGCTGACGTTTGGGTTCATTCCGCAACGTCCGGCTTGGAGTGGATTTCGAACGCCGCCCTAGAAGAAGTGCTGATCTCGTCGACGGTTACGACAAACGGCGATGCGCGCGGTCATTCGATCGAAATTACCCGCACCGAAAACTACAAATGCGGCCGGTGCTGGCGCCACCTGCCCGAGGTCGCCGAGGACGGCGCCTTGTGCAATCGCTGCGAGACGGTATTGAGCGGATCATGACAAGAAAACGTTCGCCGCACCTCCGGTTCGGCCTGTTCATCGCGCTGATCGCCTTCCTGCTCGACCAGTTCAGCAAATGGGTGGTCATCACCCCGCTGTCGCTCGAGCTGAAGCGCGTGGTCACGATCCTGCCGATCTTCGACCTGCGCTGGGCCGAAAATTGCGGCATTTCGCTGTCGATGTTTGCAAGCTGCACCGAGACGACGCGCTGGACGCTGGTCGCGGTCACCGCGCTCGTCGCGCTCGCGGTCGCCTTCTGGATGACGGTCGAGAAGGCGAAGGGCGACGTGATCGCGCTCGCGATGATCTTCGGCGGCGCGCTCGGCAATATCGTCGACCGCGTGCGCTATGGCTATGTCGTCGACTTCGCCGACCTGCATTTCGGCGAATTCCGCCCCTTCATGATCTTCAACGTCGCCGATGCGTGCATCACCATCGGCGTGCTTTTGCTGGTTGCGCGCGCGCTGCTCTTGCGCGAAAAGGCGCCCGAGGCGGACGCGTCGACCGACAAGCCCGCCGCCGAGTAAACGGGGCGCATCAGGAGTTTTTCAAGTGAACCGGACCACCGCCATCCTTAGCGCCGCCCTGGCCGCCTCGACGCTCGCGGCGTGCGGGTCGAACAATCTGTTCAGCCGCGACCGCCCCGACGAAATGCGCGTCTCGCGCCAGGCGCCGCTGATCGTGCCGCCCGACTATTCGCTCGTCCCGCCGGCCCCCGGCGCCGCGCGTCCGGGCGGCGAGACCACCGCCGAACAGACGCTGCGCGCGCTCTTCGGCGGCGCCGCGCCGCGCAGCACGACCGAAGCCGCGGTGATCGGCAGCGCCGACGGCGCACGCGCCGACCCCGGCATCCGCAGCCAGGTCGGCAGCCCGACCACCGAGGTCGTCGACAAGGGCCTCGTCACCCGCGACATCCTCTTCGCCCCCGAAGGCGACGGCCGCGACGCCAGCGCCTCGATCCCGGGCGCGTAAGGCTGCCGACCCATCCTAGGAATCGGGCGGCCTCGGTCGCCCTTTTTCTTGCTCCGCGAGCCTAGCGGAACAAGCTCGACAGCACGAACATCGCCACCAGGCTCTCGACCATCGCGCGCGAGGCGTGGCCGAAGGCGCGCAGCCGCCCGCATTTCAGATGTTGGTTGAACCAAGCGGTCTGCAGGAAACCGAACCACAGCAATCCGAACAGCGCGAGCGCGCCGCCCGCCAGCACCGACCAGTCGTGCGCCAGCTTGACCAGGATCACCGCGCCGCCCAGCATCATCGCCAGCACCGCGGCGACATAGCATTGGCTGTAGAAGGGCGCGCGCAACGTGTCGCGGTTGACCTGCAATTTCTGCGCGCGGACCATCCGCGTCGCCAGCATCACCGGGAACAGGCTGAAACTGACGATGCGCAGGATGATCAGGTCAGTGTTGTTACTGACGAACGCCGCCAACCCGACCTTACTGGTGATCACCGCATCGTTGCCGACCAGCGCGATCTCGGCGGCGTGGACGAGGATCAGCGACAGGAGCAGGAACAAAGGCGGGCTCAGCGTGTCGGTATATTGCTGGTCGGCCACGTCGCCTTGCTCGACGTCCGAATAATCCATCATCTTCAGCGGATGCACCAACGTGCGCCACAGCGTGATCGGATAGAAGACCAGCCACGACATCACCTCGTACAGAAGCTCGTCGAGCGATTGCAGGAGGTTGAAGAAGTTCATGCGACCGCTCGCACGATCGACCGACGCGCCTCGGACAGCCAACGCGCGAAGTTTCGGACGGTCGTTTTCCAGCCTTCCGGCCAGTGCGGAAAGTCTTTCGGGCGCAAATCCTCCGCAGCACAGAAGTCGCCCAGCCAGTCCTGCTCATTTTCAGGATTGATCGGCATGTCCCCCAGGTAATTGTCATCGGGATGCGGCGTTAGCCCGGCGTCCCAATAGGAATATTCCTCGGTGAAGATCGTCCAGACGAACGCAGCGATATCGGGCTCGCAATCATCGGATAATAGCGCGATGAACTCTTCCCGGCTCGGGCTGATGCGCGTTGCGGCCAAAGCGGCCGCCCGTCGCTTGCCCGAACGGGCAGCAAAAAAAGCGAAAATCAGAAACAGTCCGACGCAGCCGGCGGCGACCCACCAGCCGCTCAAGCCCGCGCGCCCGCTTCCTCGACGCCCGCGCTGTTGTGGCGCAGCGCCTTCAGCACGGTATCGACGATCTGCGGCGCGTTGAGTCCCGCTTCGTCATATTGCAGCTCGGGCTTGTCCTGGTCCTGGAACATGTCGGGCAGGCGCATCGTGCGCAGCTTCAGCCCCGCGTCGATGAGCCCCTCGTCGCTCGCCAGCGTCAGTATATGCGCGCCGAGCCCGCCGACGCTATTCTCCTCGATCGTCACGCAAACCTCGTGGCCGGCGAGCGTCTTGCGGATCAGCTCCTCGTCGAGCGGCTTGGCGAAGCGCAGGTCGATCACGCTGGTGGAAAGCCCGCGCGCTTCCAAGGTGTCCGCCGCCTTCAGCGCCTCGGCGAGGCGCGTGCCGAGCGACAGGATCGCGACCGCCTTGCCCTGACGAACGATCCGCCCCTTGCCGATCTCGAGCTTCACCGGAACCTCGGGCAACGCCACCCCGGTACCGTTGCCGCGCGGATAGCGGAACGCAATCGGCCCATCGTCATATTCGGCGGCGGTATAGGTCATATGGACCAGCTCGGCCTCGTCGGCCGCCGCCATCACCACCATGTTGGGCAAGGTCGCCAGATAGGTGACGTCGAACGAGCCCGCATGCGTCGACCCGTCGGCGCCGACCAGCCCCGCGCGGTCGATCGCGAAGCGCACCGGCAGATTCTGGATCGCGACATCGTGCACGACCTGATCATAAGCGCGCTGCAAAAACGTCGAATAGATCGCCGCGAACGGCCGCATGCCCTGCGCCGCGAGCCCCGCGGCAAAAGTCACCGCATGCTGCTCGGCAATGCCGACGTCGAAGGTCCTTGTCGGATGCGCCTTGGCGAATTTATCGACCCCGGTGCCCGACGGCATCGCCGCGGTGATCGCCACGATCCGCTTGTCGGTCTCGGCGAGCTTCGCCAGCGTCTCGCCGAAGACATTCTGGTACTGCGGCGGCCCCGGCGGCGCCTTCGCCTGCACGCCGGTGACGACGTCGAATTTCTGCACACCATGATATTTGTCGGCGGCGGCCTCGGCGGGGCCATAGCCCTTGCCCTTCACGGTTACCGCATGGATCAGCACCGGCCCATGGTCGCTGTCGCGGACATTTTCGAGCACCGGGATCAGATGGTCGAGATTATGCCCGTCGATCGGCCCGACATAATAGAAGCCGAGTTCTTCGAAGAGCGTCCCGCCCATCGCCATGCCGCGGGCATATTCGTCGGTCTTCTTCGCCGCCTTGTGCAAAGGCTCCGGCAGCTTCCTTGCAAAGCGCCGCGCGATCTCGCGCAGCTCGACGAAGGGCCGCGACGACACCAGTTTGGCGAGATAGGCCGACAGCCCACCCACCGGCGGCGCGATCGACATGTCGTTGTCGTTCAAAATCACGATCAGCCGGTTGCCCGCCGCGGCGGCGTTGTTCATCGCCTCATAGGCCATGCCCGCCGACATCGACCCGTCGCCGATCACCGCGATCGCGCGCCCGGGCTCATCCTTCAGCTTGTTGGCGATCGCAAAGCCCAGCGCCGCGCTGATCGAGGTCGACGAATGCGCCGCGCCGAACGGGTCGTACTCGCTCTCGCTGCGCTT
This window contains:
- the dxs gene encoding 1-deoxy-D-xylulose-5-phosphate synthase, which produces MTDRPSTPLLDTVDIPADLRKLKPEDLRQFADELRAEMISAVGTTGGHLGSGLGVVELTTALHYVFDTPRDKIVWDVGHQCYPHKIVTGRRDRIRTLRTGGGLSGFTKRSESEYDPFGAAHSSTSISAALGFAIANKLKDEPGRAIAVIGDGSMSAGMAYEAMNNAAAAGNRLIVILNDNDMSIAPPVGGLSAYLAKLVSSRPFVELREIARRFARKLPEPLHKAAKKTDEYARGMAMGGTLFEELGFYYVGPIDGHNLDHLIPVLENVRDSDHGPVLIHAVTVKGKGYGPAEAAADKYHGVQKFDVVTGVQAKAPPGPPQYQNVFGETLAKLAETDKRIVAITAAMPSGTGVDKFAKAHPTRTFDVGIAEQHAVTFAAGLAAQGMRPFAAIYSTFLQRAYDQVVHDVAIQNLPVRFAIDRAGLVGADGSTHAGSFDVTYLATLPNMVVMAAADEAELVHMTYTAAEYDDGPIAFRYPRGNGTGVALPEVPVKLEIGKGRIVRQGKAVAILSLGTRLAEALKAADTLEARGLSTSVIDLRFAKPLDEELIRKTLAGHEVCVTIEENSVGGLGAHILTLASDEGLIDAGLKLRTMRLPDMFQDQDKPELQYDEAGLNAPQIVDTVLKALRHNSAGVEEAGARA
- the lspA gene encoding signal peptidase II produces the protein MTRKRSPHLRFGLFIALIAFLLDQFSKWVVITPLSLELKRVVTILPIFDLRWAENCGISLSMFASCTETTRWTLVAVTALVALAVAFWMTVEKAKGDVIALAMIFGGALGNIVDRVRYGYVVDFADLHFGEFRPFMIFNVADACITIGVLLLVARALLLREKAPEADASTDKPAAE
- a CDS encoding DUF3035 domain-containing protein codes for the protein MNRTTAILSAALAASTLAACGSNNLFSRDRPDEMRVSRQAPLIVPPDYSLVPPAPGAARPGGETTAEQTLRALFGGAAPRSTTEAAVIGSADGARADPGIRSQVGSPTTEVVDKGLVTRDILFAPEGDGRDASASIPGA